AACACGCCAAAATACATCAAAAGGgatgggatttctgcctttcatggagACAGGGCGAGGTGATCATTCCACCTTATCAGGAGCCATGCTCCTACGACAatcttttttttcccaaaacttTGTTATTGTTGAATCAACAATCATGTCAGTGGCCATGGAGATCTTCACActgaatgtgtgtgtgtgtttaagagagagagagagagagagagagagagagagagaaagtgaaagaGGGGGGGATTGTGTCACCTTGATGAGCTCTCTGAATGAGAGTGTCAAGCTCTGTCTTGATAGCAATGTAGAGTCTCTTCCATTTCTCCACAGCCTCATCCCGACGGGCTTGTTCCTCCCTCAAGTGCTCAACCAAGAATTTGCTTCCCAGCAGTTGCAATTGCCACTCTTTACTGTCACTTTTCCCTGCAACTACACCATTCTCCATCCCCTGAATTCTCACCTCTTTGGCTGTCAATTCCTTTCTTAACCTCCTCACCTCCTCTCTCAACTTCTTCCTCTCATCCTTCCACTCTGCTTCCTTCCACGCACTGATCCTCACCTGTCGCTCGTGGGTTTGACATTCCATCTCTCTCAATTGCTTTATCTCATGAATCTCATCCTGTAATAGCTTTATCTTCTCCCTAAGCCCCATGTAGCCGAGCTCCTTACCTGGGCTGCTCTCCTTCTTGCTTATGATGCTACCCATACCACAGCTCTTCTTGTTTCCTTTGCTCATTTATTGATTGAAGTCAAGAAGGTAATGGAATGAATTTCCAGTAATGAAGGAGCAAAAGAAGAGAATCCCAAAGTGTGGTGGAGTGTAATTGATGCTAGTAATTCACTTTTTTTGGAATAGAATATCTAGATGACATGATGGTGGTGAAGGACCATAAATTCTTTGCAGAAGGCAGAGGCTCCTTCCATGTATGAGCCATTCCCTGCATATATCATTTAAGTTGTTTTTCCACTGTGCTGAGGACAGCTCTCCTCAATCAGTTAACTCACATCATTAATCGAAGTTGTCAACCAGAGCCCGTGAAGAATAAAGATGACTTGCCAGAGTTAAACACAGTAGATTTGATACATTGGATGGATATACGTATCCAAACACGGGCACCATATGATGGAATTTTTATGGTTGGCTCCACAACTATATGACCCATGTGTTTGATAAAATTACTCACTTAGAATGCAAAGTTGTTTTGTGGGGTGGCATGTGCAGGCATTGGTTATTTGGTTGGTAAGGTAGAAAATGGCGTCAGGTAAGAACACTGGTAGCTGCTATGTTTATGTTAATAAGTCCCACCATAAAGATTTTACACTAACAGACCAGTACAATTGGAAAACAACTCGGTAAGAACACTGGAAGCTGCTATGGATacaaaatttgatatgtgattGCATTGGATTCTGGACAAGGAAAAGGATGTGTACAATTGGAAAACAACTCGGTAAGAACACTGGAAGCTGCTATGGATacaaaatttgatatgtgattGCATTGGATTCTGGACAAGGAAAAGGATGTGTAAGTAATAGTCTTCTGAATCTACCAAAGAAAGAGGCGAGGAGGACACAAATTAATGAATGTTGTTGGTGGGAGTGTAGGACCCATTTGATAATTCTCCCATTTCCAACGCAGAAACGctgaaaaaattaaatatatatggACTAAATAAGGAGCAGTTCCAGCTCTTGATTGTAGTGCATGTTCTTGTCTCTCAATCCGCACtgagatttgagaagagaggcTGAGAGTGGAGCAAATATTTCAATCATCATAAAAGTATGTGTTCATATGGGGAAGTGGTTCTCAGTCTAGGAGTGTGGCCCACATCCGCTTTCTTGTTTCTCCATCCGTTTTTTCactgaatttttatcctttcaagtgtAGTGCACTATCTACTTCACCTACATGACACATCGACCGGTGCACCACAAAAGAAGAGTaatggatttttatcctttcaagtgttgtACACCACCCAATGCGCCCCGTAGGTGCATTGGATAGTGTACTGCACTTGAAAGGATAGTAGGTAAGGAGTGCAATCGCACATAGTTGGAAAGGATTCGAAAGGAATCAAGAACCGGAGTGCAAACTAGAACGGGATTGACTTGGTTCACTGATGGTCTCACTCGTgctccttgtgtctatctctatcCTCCCCCAAACAAAGGGTAGAGAAGTCCAGgcatttctacctttcatggggataggacggtcatttcgccccctctgtgtctaggtgcagcaTACATGTGCGCCCATAAAAATCGATGTCTGGGCATGTAGTCCCTACATCAATGAAGGGGTCAATGAGAGCGTACGCAGCAGAATCAACATGCATGGGATATTTGATTACACGAAGGATGGGGCAGTAAATTCACCCACTCGATATGGTCGAAATCCAGTCAAAACCAAGAatttttttcccagccaacttgAGGCGGTGATTTCAAGGcttagaaatggtttttttttttttttaatctgattttttctatacaacctatttttgacattctaaacacaatgcatgaaccattttcacacaaaaaaaaaatcaaaatgatacttgtggtttttgacccaagtttactagtgtatgCACAGTGTActaagaatcatagttgtcaagggtgATGCTTATTTAAAGTAAATagtttatatttgttatttcatttacttaagatattatttataaataatcaaatatccCTTAtttaaatctaataaaaatagttttaaaaaaaggataaaaagtcaacctccagttcaagaacaaaaaactggattttcggcgattaatgcaattttcaacttttgaatgctaggattttttttaatatgatataacattgttaaaaacccaaagtgcagtaaaatattctttttgttatgatatttaaaaaatattttcattcagaacgattttaaacagcattcacATACACCAAATaagttttgaccaaaatatAAATCTTTCAACATAAATCAGATTGCAGCTTTGGTTGCCCCCGTGATGATGTAGGGACTACACGGCCAgacaatctcttgcccaataAAATATTTGGCAATTTTACCTTCCTTTAatctctcataaaaaaaaaaaaactcaaaagttctattttcttttgaaatttattatttaattaataattttgGGGTAAATATATCCAAAAAATCATCCTAAAAAGTTCTTCAGGGTGgcgtaaatatttttttttgtgacagATCAATGGGCCATAAATTTTATGGATATGTAGAGTCAAGGTTCTTACCTATATGTTAAGTTTGAGTAACAAATAAAATTTGCCAAGTGACAGAGTAAAGCTTTGAAAATATAAGAGCTCTGAAATGTGTACTTAAATAGgactaaaaaaaatacaagaatgcATGGCTTTAAAGGACAAGTACTTGATTGACTTAcagaaatttgacacatggctaatTAGTGTAACTTATCCAAAGGATAGTTGACTAAACCAATTATGGA
The nucleotide sequence above comes from Telopea speciosissima isolate NSW1024214 ecotype Mountain lineage chromosome 3, Tspe_v1, whole genome shotgun sequence. Encoded proteins:
- the LOC122653809 gene encoding uncharacterized protein LOC122653809 encodes the protein MSKGNKKSCGMGSIISKKESSPGKELGYMGLREKIKLLQDEIHEIKQLREMECQTHERQVRISAWKEAEWKDERKKLREEVRRLRKELTAKEVRIQGMENGVVAGKSDSKEWQLQLLGSKFLVEHLREEQARRDEAVEKWKRLYIAIKTELDTLIQRAHQGDRLYWGEEQNTIEALKRELNGKEETVQDLKAKIATMEKEGVKKEREVDILRQSLRILSSKKRVTHVTKGPSKKLGHVKFDW